One stretch of Arachis duranensis cultivar V14167 chromosome 1, aradu.V14167.gnm2.J7QH, whole genome shotgun sequence DNA includes these proteins:
- the LOC107486863 gene encoding uncharacterized protein LOC107486863 → MTHLLRAIEDLGMRHMEGQEQILHIQSKWMEQQEEWQKQHMEQQQEQYSQLTQAIHQVTERQERQDKLLQELNQRQLAQMRTFNEFTVLNEGHQLHRDEFNVNTQARLNYMSINMHHLYYAIPIYDEVQKDFVEQEERKVKQQKETLKKKMEDGGFWKKLFGKGKGSGSTSTQEGHKEDKQGGEHGQPQE, encoded by the coding sequence ATGACTCACCTTCTAAGAGCCATTGAAGATTTGGGAATGAGACATATGGAGGGACAAGAGCAAATACTTCATATTCAGTCCAAATGGATGGAACAACAAGAAGAGTGGCAGAAACAACACATGGAGCAGCAACAGGAGCAATACTCCCAACTGACTCAAGCCATCCACCAAGTTACTGAGAGGCAAGAACGTCAAGATAAGCTATTGCAAGAACTCAATCAGCGGCAATTAGCTCAGATGAGAACATTCAATGAGTTCACTGTACTTAATGAAGGACATCAATTACATAGGGATGAGTTCAACGTAAACACTCAAGCAAGGTTGAACTACATGTCCATTAATATGCATCATCTATACTATGCCATCCCTATATATGATGAGGTCCAAAAAGATTTTGTAGAACAAGAAGAAAGGAAGGtgaaacagcaaaaggaaacactcaagaagaagatggaagatggaGGTTTCTGGAAGAAACTGTTTGGAAAAGGCAAAGGGAGTGGGAGTACAAGCACTCAAGAGGGACACAAGGAAGACAAGCAAGGAGGAGAGCATGGACAACCACAAGaataa